Proteins encoded in a region of the Thermodesulfobacteriota bacterium genome:
- a CDS encoding D-alanine--D-alanine ligase gives MRNEKKIGVLMGGLSAEREISLLSGNAILSALREKGHNACSIYVDRDVPQRIIEEGIDVTFIALHGRWGEDGTIQGMLEIMGIPYTGSPVLASALAMNKPMTKKVLNFHKLPTPNFQVLNKAEIAKGKLKKRIELKFSLVVKPVSEGSSVGVSIVESEEGLANAVGKASKYTDQIMIEEFIHGSEITVGILNGCPLPVIEIVPKGGLYDYKSKYTKGMTDYILPARLSGEQLFKVQGIALKAYQAIGCHGVARVDMVLDLKGNPYILEINTIPGMTHTSLIPKAADYAGLSFNTLVEEILKSARLHSGIINRES, from the coding sequence ATGAGGAATGAAAAAAAGATCGGTGTCTTGATGGGTGGATTATCAGCAGAACGAGAGATCTCTCTTTTGAGTGGTAATGCTATACTTTCTGCCTTAAGGGAGAAAGGGCATAATGCGTGTTCTATATATGTGGACAGGGATGTTCCTCAAAGAATAATTGAAGAAGGGATTGATGTAACATTTATTGCACTCCATGGTCGATGGGGAGAGGATGGAACTATCCAGGGAATGCTGGAGATTATGGGAATCCCTTACACTGGTTCTCCTGTACTGGCAAGTGCCTTGGCTATGAATAAACCTATGACCAAAAAGGTTTTAAATTTCCATAAACTGCCGACTCCCAACTTTCAGGTTTTAAATAAAGCGGAGATAGCAAAAGGCAAACTGAAGAAAAGAATAGAGTTAAAATTCTCATTGGTGGTTAAACCTGTATCAGAAGGTTCTAGTGTTGGGGTTAGTATTGTTGAAAGTGAAGAAGGATTGGCAAATGCTGTCGGGAAAGCAAGCAAATATACGGACCAGATAATGATCGAAGAGTTTATCCATGGTTCAGAGATTACAGTAGGGATTTTAAATGGGTGCCCCCTCCCAGTTATTGAGATTGTTCCCAAAGGTGGATTATATGATTACAAATCAAAGTACACCAAAGGGATGACGGACTATATCTTACCTGCCAGGTTGAGCGGAGAGCAGCTATTTAAAGTGCAGGGTATTGCATTGAAGGCTTATCAGGCTATAGGCTGTCATGGAGTTGCCAGGGTAGATATGGTGCTGGATTTAAAGGGCAATCCCTACATTCTTGAAATTAATACCATCCCTGGCATGACCCATACCAGCCTGATACCAAAGGCTGCTGATTATGCCGGGTTGAGTTTTAATACTCTGGTAGAAGAGATACTAAAGAGCGCCAGGCTGCATTCAGGAATCATAAATCGTGAGTCGTAA